The Polaribacter sp. HaHaR_3_91 genomic sequence ATTTTGCAGTGTTTCCAAACCCAACTTCTTCAATTTTAAAGATTGATGATACTAGTTTTGCTTTAAAAAATATAGAATTATTTAACGTTTTAGGAAAAAAAGTATTTGTATCAACTAAAAATGAAATAAATATAGCACATTTAGTGAATGGCGTTTATCTATTGAAAATAGAATCAGAAAAAGGTAATGTGGTTACAAAAAGAATAATAAAAAATTAAAAGTAAAATTATTTTATGTACCAAAAAGAGCCTTCATGTAGTGTTACTAGAAGGCTCTTTTAATACATAAACGTATGGTTATTTTAAAAGATCGTACGTTTCTTTTGCAATTTCTAGTTCTTCGTTGGTAGGAATTACTAAAATCTTCACTTTGCCTGTATCTTTCTGAATTTCTCTAATTTCTTTAGAACGAATGTCGTTTTTTTGTTCATCTAATTCAATACCAAAAAACTCTAAATTTTCGCAAGACATTTGTCTCATTAAAATTGAGTTTTCTCCAATACCGGCTGTAAATATAATAGCATCTAATCCATTTAAAGCAGCAGTATAAGCACCTATAAATTTCCTAATTCTATAACCTGCTAAATTTAAAGCGATTTGGCACTCTTCATTACCATTACCTGCTTTTTCTTCAATTTCTCTTAAATCAGAATAACCAGTTAAACCTTTCATTCCAGATTCTTTTTGTAAAATATCATTTACTTCATCTGCAGATTTACTAAATTTCTTCATTAAAAAGAAAATAACAGATTGATCGATATCTCCAGCACGAGTTCCCATAACTAAACCGTTGGTTGGTGAAAATCCCATAGTGGTATCAATACATTTTCCGTCTTTAATTGCAGACATACTACAACCATTACCTAAGTGAATCGTAATTATTTTTGATGATTTTTCACCTAAATGTTCTATTGCTTTTTCGGAAACATATTTATGACTAGAACCATGAAAACCATAAGCTCTTACTTTATTTTCTTTTAAATAAATAGTAGGAATTGCATATTGGTACGCTTCCTTTGGCATTGTTTGATGAAAAGCAGTGTCAAAAACAGCTGTTTGCTTTGCAGAGGTAAAAATGGTTTCAGCAACTTCTATACCAGTTAAATGTGCAGGATTGTGTAAAGGAGCTAAATCAAATAAATCTTTAATATTAAATTTTACTTTTTCAGTAATAAGAACAGTACCGCTATATCTGCTTCCTCCATGCACAACTCTATGTCCAATTGCTTTTATTTCATCAACTGAATTTATAACACCTAATTCTGGATCTAATAAAGCTTTTGCTATTTTTTTTAAACCAACTTCATGATTTAATATTGGTGCGACTTCAGAGTGTTCTTTATCTTCTTTTTTGTGTGTGAAAATGGCATCTTCCATACCAATTCTTTCTACCAAACCAACGCATTTTACAGCTTGAGAAGGCATTTCTATTAATTGGTATTTTAAAGATGAAGAGCCTGCATTTATAACTAAAATATTCATATTATCCTTGGTGTGCTTGTATTGCTGTTAATAAAACGGTGTTAAAGATATCTTCTACTGTACAACCTCTACTTAAATCGTTTACTGGCTTGTTTAAACCTTGTAACATTGGGCCAATTGCTAAAGCTCCTGTTTCTCTTTGTATAGCTTTGTAGGTATTGTTTCCTGTATTTAAATCTGGGAAAATTAATACAGAGGCTTGTCCAGCAACTTCAGAATCTGGCATTTTTGTTTTTGCCACAGACATATCTACGGCTGCGTCATATTGTATAGGTCCTTCAATTTTTAACTCTGGATGTAAGCGTCTCACTATTTCTGTAGCTTTTCTCACTTTTTCTACTTCTTCTCCTTTTCCAGAGCTTCCAGAAGAATATGATAACATTGCTATTTTTGCATCTATACCAAAAGCTTCTGCAGATTGCGCTGAAGAAATTGCTATTTCTGCTAATTGTTCTGCGTTAGGGTTTGGGTTTACAGCACAATCTCCCATTACAGAAACTCGGTCTGATAAACACATAAAAAATACAGAAGAAACTACAGATACACCTGGTTTAGTTTTAATTAACTGTAAAGATGGTTTTATGGTATGCATAGTAGTGTGCACTGCACCAGACACCATTCCGTCTGCTAGACCATTCATAATCATTAAGGTTCCGAAATAAGAAACATCGTTTACTAAGTCTTCGGCAATGGTTTCTGTCATGCCTTTATGTTTACGTGCTTCATATAATGTTTTTACAAAAGCACCATTATGTATAGAGTCTTCCGGATTTAGAATGTTTATTTTATCTAAATCTATTTGTAATCCAATTTGATCACATTTAAGTTGAATTGTACTTCTATCTCCTAATAAGGTTAAGTCTACAATATCTAATAATTGTAAACGCGCTGCTGCAGTAATAATTCTTTCATCATCACCCTCTGGTAAAACAATATGTTTTTTATAAGCTCTTGCTTTTTGTAGCAAGTTGTATTGAAACATACTTGGTGTTAATTTTACGGAATTGTATGAAGTAAGTGTATTTGTTAAACCTTCTGCATTCACATATGTATCAAAAGTATCTAGAGATAGTAATATTTTTTTGTTATGGCTTGCGTAAATTTTAGATTTTACTGCGCCAATCTTATTGGTAATACCAAAAGTACCTCCCTTAACGGAAATAATAGGCACGGTAGATTGTACACCTTCAATTAGTTTGGTAATGGATTCTTCTGGTAGTAAAGAACCTGTTAAAACAATTCCTGCAATTTTTGGATAGTTGGTAGAAGCATTAGCTTGTAAAGCACCCAAAATAATATCTGCTCTGTCCCCAGGAGTAACTACTAAAGCATTTTCTCTAATTCTTGTTAAATAGTTGCGCAGTTGCATAGCTCCAGTACTATAACTTCCTATGGCATTGTCTAGAAATTGTTCTCCAAATAATACTTTACCTTCTAAAGCTTGTAAAACTTCTCTAACGGTTGGATATGCTAAAAAGTCAATTTTAGGAATTACGTTTATTTGTAAGTTTTCTGGAAAACTTTTTTCTAATTCTTGTTGAATGTAGTTTACCTCATCACCTTCAATTTTATTAGCAATAATACCAATTACATCTACTTCTTTTTTGATAAAAGACTTATAAGTAAGTTGCATGGTGTTTACAAAATCTTTCTTTTTCTTGCCATTTCCAGAACCCACTATTAAAGCAGGAATACCTAGGTTTTTGGCAATCATTAAATTTACATCTAGCTCTGTAAAACCACCTTCACCAGAAAAGTCTGTACCTTCTACTAAAACATAATCATATTTAGCTTCAAGCTTTTTATATTTTTTAATTACTTTATGAATAACGTCATCTGTTTTTCCTTCACTTAAAAGTTCTACAACCTCGTTGTGCTTATATGCATAACAGTCATCATAATCAATATCTAAATTAAAAAAGTTAATAGCAGTATTGGTATGATCATCAAATTTACTGTCTTTAACTTCGTTGATAATAGGCCTAAAATATCCTACTTTAGATGATTTGGTTAACATCATTCTTAAAAGACCTAATGATACCAAAGATTTACCACTGTCGGATTCAATTGCGGCAATATATATAGCTTTACTCATTTTTTTTTGTTAATTGTATTTGCAAAAATATGTTTTAAAGGAACTATTAAGTATGATAATAGTCATTTTTGGATGTTGATTTTATAGAAAAAAAAATACCTGTTTAGATATTATTTACAAAATGTTGGCAGATATTTAAACCTGTAAAACCCCCATATTAAATTGTTTTGTAATAGGAGCGTGGTTTGCTGCTTCAATTCCCATGGAAATCCAATCTCTAGTTCTTAACGGATTAATTACAGCGTCTGTCCAGATTCTGGCAGCGGCATAATAAGGTGAAATTTGCTTGTCATAACGCGATTTTATTTTGTCAAATAATTCAGCTTCTTTTTCTGGAGTTATTTCTTCGCCACGTTTTTTTAGTGATGCCGTTTCTATTTGTAGTAATACTTTTGCAGCAGAATTTCCGCTCATTACTGCTAATTCTGCACTTGGCCACGCAACAATTAATCTAGGATCGTATGCTTTACCACACATTGCGTAATTACCTGCTCCGTATGAGTTTCCTATAACAATTGTAAATTTAGGAACTACAGAATTACTGACAGCATTTACCATTTTAGCGCCATCTTTTATAATTCCACCATGTTCAGATTTAGAACCGACCATAAAACCAGTAACATCTTGCAAGAAGACCAACGGTATTTTTTTCTGATTACAATTGGCGATAAAACGGGTAGCTTTATCTGCGGAATCGTTATAGATTACTCCTCCAAATTGCATTTCTCCTTTTTGTGTTTTTACTAATTTACGTTGATTGGCAACTATACCAACTGCCCAACCATCAATACGAGCGTAACCAGTAATAATTGTTTTTCCGAAGCCTTCTTTGTATTGTTCAAATTCAGAATTATCTACCAAACGCTTTATGATTTCTAACATATCATATTGTGCATTTCTTTCCTTCGGAAGGATTCCGAAAATATCATCTTCATTTTCTTTTGGCGGAAAAGCTTCGGTTTTACTAAAACCAGCTTTGTCATAATCACCAATTTTATCAATAATGAATTTTATTTTATCAAGCGCATCTTTATCGTCTTTTGCCTTGTAATCTGTAACTCCAGAAATTTCACAATGTGTAGTTGCGCCACCTAAAGTTTCATTGTCTATAGATTCGCCAATAGCTGCTTTTACAAGATAACTTCCGGCAAGAAAAATACTGGCTGTTTTATCTACTATTAAAGCTTCATCACTCATAATTGGTAAGTAAGCACCACCAGCAACACAGCTTCCCATAACGGCAGAAATTTGAGTAATTCCCATACTGCTCATAATGGCGTTATTTCTGAAAATACGTCCAAAATGTTCTTTGTCTGGAAAAATTTCATCCTGCAATGGCAGATAAACACCCGCAGAATCTACTAAGTAAATAATTGGTAATCTATTTTCTATGGATATTTCTTGAGCACGTAAATTTTTTTTTCCTGTAATAGGGAACCAAGCACCTGCTTTTACAGTAGCATCGTTTGCTACAACAATACATTGTTTTCCTTTTACGTATCCCATTTTTACAACTACACCACCAGAAGGGCAACCGCCATGTTCTGCATACATATCTTCACCAGCAAAAGCACCAATTTCTATAGATTTAGAATTGCTATCAAGAAGGTAATCGACTCTTTCTCTTGCGGTCATTTTACCTTTTTCATGCAGTTTGTCAATTCTTTTTTGACCACCACCTAGTTTTACTTTGGCAAATCTTCTTTTTAGATCTGATGCTAACAATTTATTGTAATCTTCGTTTTTATTGAAGTTGATATCCATCGAAATTTATTTCTTAATTTATGCTAATTTAAGAAATATTCTTTTGATTAAAATGATAAAAAAAAGAGGTTGTCTAAAAAGGAGTTTTTTTGTCAATCTGAATTTATTTCAGAATCTTAGAATTACCTAAATTTAGTAAGTTTAGATGCTGAAACAAGTTCAGTATGACAAGGTTTAAAACTTTTTAGAAGACCTCTTTTATTTTTTTAAAGACGCTTTTATTTTCTTAATAAAGAAAAATGGCCTTTTTTAAGAATTGGCTTTTTTTCAGTATCAATAGGTATTAGTTGTACAGAAAACCAATAGTCATTAGAAGAGAGGAGTTTACCATTGTAGGTACCATCCCAACCGTCACTATTTATGGTTGTTTGTGCTATTAACTTGCCATATCTGTTAAAGATGTTAATAGTACTGTTTGACTGATATAAGCTGGTATTAATTCCTTTTACTGCCCAAGTATCATTTTTTCTATCGCCATTTGGCGTAAAGAATTTAGGGAATTGAATAACAGAAACCATTAGTTCTGAAGAACCACAACCATTTTTATTTTCAACAATTATTTTATAAATTCCGCCTTCTATATCTTCAAAAACATTACTATCTTGATAAGAGCGAATTGTCATTCCGTTTTCATCTTCTAGCGCATATAGAAATTCTTCGTTAATTAGTGGATTTCTAGGAATGTCTATTCGGATATTTAAATTAGAATTTATAATAGAAAGATCATCTGTAATGGTAACAAAACTTTCTTCTAAATTCTCGAAATCTGATTTATAAACGGTGATGGTTCTTTGTTTAGAACAAGTTTTTGTATTTGTTGGAGTTGTTTTACTAAATGCTGTAACGGTGTAAATTCCTGCATCGGCAATTATGATTTCTTCTGCATTTCCACCAAATGGTGTTCCGTCTTTTAACCATTCATAATTGTAATCACCTATTGTATTTACTGATAATGTGTAAGGAATATTTTCTGTACATATAATTATAGGATCATTTGGTGCTTCTTCATCAACATTAAATTCTGGAATCTTATTTACCTCTAAATAAAACTCACCAATTCCTTGACAATTGTTATTTGTAATACTGATTAATTTGTAAAAAATAGTAACAGGGTTTCCGGTTGTATATGGATTGTTTTTGTTTCTATAATTACTTAGATTTTGAGTTTCTGTAATTTCATTTAAAGACCTTGTTCTATCATCATCAGACTCATAAAATTCAATTTTTATATCAGAATCTGTAGAGATTTTATTAGGTATACTGCTTAAGTCAAAAAAAGTAATTCCGTCTTTATCGTCGTTGTTAATGGTGTTATTTCCTTCCGTATCTAAAAAATCGTCACATTGATAAATGGTGTCATTAAAAGTTTCGTTAGGAGCATAACTAACGATTAAATTAATTTTAGAAATACTGTAACATCCTGTTGTATTAGAAATGGTTTTTACCCAAGATTCTCCTGTATTGTCTACAAAATAACTTGTTTTATCTGCAACTTCTGGTGAGTCATTTTTGGCGTCTAATTCAGTAGCATAGTATTTAAAAGTTACATCAGTTTCATTTGTAATGTTAATTTCTGCTTCCGTAAGATTAAATGTTGTTTGCAGGTCTGCATCATTATCACATTGGTATAATTCTGCAGAATTATTTTCAATAGCAGGTTTTGGGTTTACTATTAAAGTAATTGTATTAGAGATTAGACCACAAGTATTACCTAGTTTGTTAAGTTGTACTCTAAATTGAAAATTGTTTATTTCTTTAGAAGCTGCTGTAATTTTTAATTTTGAAGTATCTACATTATTAAATTTAGTATCATCAATAATTGAATTCTCGATAATATTTATGAATCTAATTCCATCATCAACGGATATTTGCCATTGAAAAGTTGAGGCATTTGTTTCAATTTCTATTTCGTTTACATCTCCTTCACAAAAAATAACATCTTCAAATGTTGTTATAATAATAGGTGCTGAGGTTGTGTAATTGGTATTAATAGGATTTATATAGCCGTCAGAGTTTATAACTTTTCCGTTGTTATCAACATCTAAATAATTTGGAGATAACCTACCAGAAGCATCTCTCGTAAATCCAGCTTCAATAACATCAAAACAATCATCACCATCAGAATCTAAATCAACAAAATCAAAGAAGGAGTCTTGGTTAGTAACGATTAATGTAGTGCTATCAGAATTTTTGAGAGGAGTCTTTAATACCCCTGAATCTGGTGAAGTTTCTAAGTCATCTAACAAACCATTTGTACCAACTGTTCCATTAATTTTTCCATCATTATCGGTATCAAAAACTCCATTTCCAGATTCAATAACATCATAAATACCATCGTTATCAGCATCGTAATCTAAATAGTTTTTAACACCATCTGCATCTGCATCTAAATTTGTTGTAATGGTACCAAAAACATCATCTAAACCATCAAGATCAGCATCTGTTTTTGTTAACGAAATATCTTGACCATAAGCATCATACAAGTCAGGAATTCCATCATTATCAGCATCTAAATCGAACATGTTCTC encodes the following:
- the pta gene encoding phosphate acetyltransferase is translated as MSKAIYIAAIESDSGKSLVSLGLLRMMLTKSSKVGYFRPIINEVKDSKFDDHTNTAINFFNLDIDYDDCYAYKHNEVVELLSEGKTDDVIHKVIKKYKKLEAKYDYVLVEGTDFSGEGGFTELDVNLMIAKNLGIPALIVGSGNGKKKKDFVNTMQLTYKSFIKKEVDVIGIIANKIEGDEVNYIQQELEKSFPENLQINVIPKIDFLAYPTVREVLQALEGKVLFGEQFLDNAIGSYSTGAMQLRNYLTRIRENALVVTPGDRADIILGALQANASTNYPKIAGIVLTGSLLPEESITKLIEGVQSTVPIISVKGGTFGITNKIGAVKSKIYASHNKKILLSLDTFDTYVNAEGLTNTLTSYNSVKLTPSMFQYNLLQKARAYKKHIVLPEGDDERIITAAARLQLLDIVDLTLLGDRSTIQLKCDQIGLQIDLDKINILNPEDSIHNGAFVKTLYEARKHKGMTETIAEDLVNDVSYFGTLMIMNGLADGMVSGAVHTTMHTIKPSLQLIKTKPGVSVVSSVFFMCLSDRVSVMGDCAVNPNPNAEQLAEIAISSAQSAEAFGIDAKIAMLSYSSGSSGKGEEVEKVRKATEIVRRLHPELKIEGPIQYDAAVDMSVAKTKMPDSEVAGQASVLIFPDLNTGNNTYKAIQRETGALAIGPMLQGLNKPVNDLSRGCTVEDIFNTVLLTAIQAHQG
- a CDS encoding acyl-CoA carboxylase subunit beta: MDINFNKNEDYNKLLASDLKRRFAKVKLGGGQKRIDKLHEKGKMTARERVDYLLDSNSKSIEIGAFAGEDMYAEHGGCPSGGVVVKMGYVKGKQCIVVANDATVKAGAWFPITGKKNLRAQEISIENRLPIIYLVDSAGVYLPLQDEIFPDKEHFGRIFRNNAIMSSMGITQISAVMGSCVAGGAYLPIMSDEALIVDKTASIFLAGSYLVKAAIGESIDNETLGGATTHCEISGVTDYKAKDDKDALDKIKFIIDKIGDYDKAGFSKTEAFPPKENEDDIFGILPKERNAQYDMLEIIKRLVDNSEFEQYKEGFGKTIITGYARIDGWAVGIVANQRKLVKTQKGEMQFGGVIYNDSADKATRFIANCNQKKIPLVFLQDVTGFMVGSKSEHGGIIKDGAKMVNAVSNSVVPKFTIVIGNSYGAGNYAMCGKAYDPRLIVAWPSAELAVMSGNSAAKVLLQIETASLKKRGEEITPEKEAELFDKIKSRYDKQISPYYAAARIWTDAVINPLRTRDWISMGIEAANHAPITKQFNMGVLQV
- a CDS encoding acetate/propionate family kinase, with amino-acid sequence MNILVINAGSSSLKYQLIEMPSQAVKCVGLVERIGMEDAIFTHKKEDKEHSEVAPILNHEVGLKKIAKALLDPELGVINSVDEIKAIGHRVVHGGSRYSGTVLITEKVKFNIKDLFDLAPLHNPAHLTGIEVAETIFTSAKQTAVFDTAFHQTMPKEAYQYAIPTIYLKENKVRAYGFHGSSHKYVSEKAIEHLGEKSSKIITIHLGNGCSMSAIKDGKCIDTTMGFSPTNGLVMGTRAGDIDQSVIFFLMKKFSKSADEVNDILQKESGMKGLTGYSDLREIEEKAGNGNEECQIALNLAGYRIRKFIGAYTAALNGLDAIIFTAGIGENSILMRQMSCENLEFFGIELDEQKNDIRSKEIREIQKDTGKVKILVIPTNEELEIAKETYDLLK
- a CDS encoding T9SS type B sorting domain-containing protein, with protein sequence MRKSFPHVLLFFICFITFQNINAQLSKKHFIPPLTYAENGNANPENQYFYISTPSNQNVSYTITQIGSNDDITGTVTNTSPQEISIGTGDTQLFIDSGQTSVVHSNKGYIIEASDVIYVSIRVLAGGGAQAGALVSKGSSALGTSFRAGMFTNENPQDNYLNFISVMATEDNTIVDFDDLPAGILIKNYSGSLPISNILLNEGESYVVATNSFDNTINRDGLIGTLITSDKPIVVNTGSVNGSFHNGNGRDYGIDQIVGIDKVGSEYIFVKGNGSNDWENVLIVAHEDHTEVFINGNTTSEKTINAGEYYLIEGNKYSSNGNMYVKTSYQVFAYQGIGANNNEANQGLFFVPPLSCENRGKVDNIPNIEDIGNTTFTGGITIVTNIGATVNINSQPIANYSTSGPFNVDGNSNYVTYKVTNLTGSISIDSTDELYCAYFNQNGSASSGSFFSGFPSNPEIKFNVAISTLGNCLGNDLKLQAANTELFDSFKWYFNDGSGYIDTNETSATLIPTAPGSYQLIGKIDCTNTTFESSEIPVSICPDDYDNDGIIDNVDADIDNDGILNCDESLGNKTIDLSDINNPTVENNLTAVSASLTTENTTFTGNSTGDFISTANASGTSNSKYTLDFDDNINFKLTQNSTTNHTISNNEYFIIKLSQTEKNITLIDPENQILIDSNFDDEFEDDFTQFSASVIKFKFKENLVAGTSTFQFVANQITNISFEHYNNISRDISTFNGTIRLTCFTLDSDGDGIENMFDLDADNDGIPDLYDAYGQDISLTKTDADLDGLDDVFGTITTNLDADADGVKNYLDYDADNDGIYDVIESGNGVFDTDNDGKINGTVGTNGLLDDLETSPDSGVLKTPLKNSDSTTLIVTNQDSFFDFVDLDSDGDDCFDVIEAGFTRDASGRLSPNYLDVDNNGKVINSDGYINPINTNYTTSAPIIITTFEDVIFCEGDVNEIEIETNASTFQWQISVDDGIRFINIIENSIIDDTKFNNVDTSKLKITAASKEINNFQFRVQLNKLGNTCGLISNTITLIVNPKPAIENNSAELYQCDNDADLQTTFNLTEAEINITNETDVTFKYYATELDAKNDSPEVADKTSYFVDNTGESWVKTISNTTGCYSISKINLIVSYAPNETFNDTIYQCDDFLDTEGNNTINNDDKDGITFFDLSSIPNKISTDSDIKIEFYESDDDRTRSLNEITETQNLSNYRNKNNPYTTGNPVTIFYKLISITNNNCQGIGEFYLEVNKIPEFNVDEEAPNDPIIICTENIPYTLSVNTIGDYNYEWLKDGTPFGGNAEEIIIADAGIYTVTAFSKTTPTNTKTCSKQRTITVYKSDFENLEESFVTITDDLSIINSNLNIRIDIPRNPLINEEFLYALEDENGMTIRSYQDSNVFEDIEGGIYKIIVENKNGCGSSELMVSVIQFPKFFTPNGDRKNDTWAVKGINTSLYQSNSTINIFNRYGKLIAQTTINSDGWDGTYNGKLLSSNDYWFSVQLIPIDTEKKPILKKGHFSLLRK